AAAAGTTCTCTGTTGGTTCCGTTCGGATTCATCCAGGAGATGGTAGTATAACTGCTAAAACCAATTTTATTCAGGTCAGAGATGAAAAAGGGGTAAACGGTTCTGTACCAGTATGTAACCTGTTGAAATAAAGAGTCTGAAATTGAGTACCGGAAAAGTTTCGCCTTCATATCGCCGCTTGCGGAGTATAAATAAATTCTTGGGGATATTGGATACTATTCCCGGAGCTGGTTTGTTGAACCTCAAACTCACCCTTCTCAGTTCGGAGTGTTAAAAAATAGATCTTCGTTTAATCCTTCCTGTATGAAAAGTTCCTTGGCTGCAAAGTATAGTGGCTCACCCAGCGAAGAATAAATAGTGAGGCGCATTTTCCAATATCCAACGGGAATTTGCCCGAACTGTATCACCGTTTCCGTCGATTGAACCGGTTGGGTAATCTCCCGGCGGACAGTATTTTCATTGATGAGGACGCACTTAAGGCGTTCGATAGAGTCCAGAATTTTATCCTCCTGCTCCATTGTGAGAGTAATCTGGAATGGCATATTGTGTAGTCTATGAGAATTTTTCACAGGTGGCTTGGCACTGGCATAGTGTGTAACCGTCAATACAATGAACTGTAAAATCAGTGCTCGGACAAGATAACTCATGGGTTACCCGGAAGTAGAATTATTTTTTCCCATTTTGCAACTGGTATAGACTGCTGCCATATCTTAATGATGGATATCTAAAAACTCTCTGCAGATCCTACCTGTATCCAGTTTGGTTTTCCCAGCCGAAAGATGGTCCGCAGGACTCGTTCGTATTCACCCGTTTGTAGGTCAAAGAATGATAAACTCGACGCGGGATCCCCGCGTATTGTATCCAAACCAACAAAAACGAACTCCTCCTCATCCGGTGAAATCGCGAAGGTTTGCATTGTATTTTGGTCGTTATAGTCACAGTATCAATATCACCCGATAACAAATTAAAATAAAGTATCGACTTGGAGTTGTCCTCATAAACTTCGTGGTAATAGAATCCATTACTTATAATTGTCTCTCCTAATGAGGACCCAATTAGGTTTACCAAGGGGAAAGGGAGCCTCAAACACTGTGTGCGTTTTTCCTGTATTAATATTATACAATGAGAGTCTGGCCGTCGAACCTTGACGATTGTAGCTTCTCCCCACTAAAGCCAAAGATGATTCATCCGGTGAAATTGAGAATGACCTAATAAGTGATTCATCGGCTTTAAGGATTTCTGATGTTTCTCCGCTTTCCAGATTGTGATACATAATCGATCGGGTATCATCAGCATTCCGATCCCGAAAATATATCCCATCAGATTGTGGTGCCCAATGTGGTTGAGAGCTACTGGCACGTGAATTATTTACCTGTACTATTTCTGAAGTGTTGAGGTTCAGTATATAAATATTATGTGGACCAGATCTGTTTGATTTAAACAGCAGTGAGTCACCATTCAGGATTACTTCAGGCTGTGATTCGTCAAACCGATTTTGCGGAAAGAGATATTGGAATCCTGTACCATCAATATTGACTGATGCGATCTGGCGGGGTGAACACTCCCCCGGAGTGTAAAAGAATATTTTTTGACGTGTTTGATTAATTGTCGGATAAGACATAATTCGGGGCTGTTGGTATAGTAATTCTCTGTTTGTACCATCCGGTTCCATCCATTCAACTGTAATGTAACTGGTGAATAGAATTTTGTTTTTATTTGCGTAATAAACTGGTCTGACCGTTCTATACCAGAATGTCACCTGTTGAAAAGTTGAATCTTCTAGTGAATATCGGAAGATTTTTGGCTGAAGATTCCTTTGATCGGAATAAATATAAATATACTCACGTGTGTCGGAATTTGATTTTTCCGGGAATTCATGATGTAATTCCCCGGTCTCTGGTATTAAAGTGAGGTTTATTTTCTCATTCAATTCATTTGACAGAAAATACTCCCTGGAAAAAAAGTAGAGTGGTTCATTATGCGAATTTAAAAGAGAGATTAGCAGGCGCCAATATCCATTTGGAATCTTATCAAAACGAAAAACTGCTTTATTCGCACTGATCGACTGGGTAATTTCACGTGTGTTCCCATTTTCTCTGGAAAATTTACAATATATATTTTGTACATCGATTGAACTGTGTTGGCTAAGATCAATGTTTAGCTGAAGTGAAATCGTCGTTGAATCAGTTTTAGGTGAACCGCTGCAATCAACAGTAAAGGCAAACATTGATAATATTGCGGTTATTAAACCAACATAAAACCTGGATGGCACTTTGCTAGTATGCACCCACTCCTCCATAAACACTATCCAATATTACTATTTTCAACTTCGAACACTTTCAAATTGTCAGTAGAGTTGTCAAGACCGAGGCAAATATTCAAACTAAAATCGATATTTCGGGACAAAAAGTTTCACTTAGAGACAATTCATGAACATATACCAATGAAATTGAGAGCTATGCTTAATTGATTCATTATTCCAGACAATCAATTTTGGCGCTACGTCCCCGGATACATCGCGTCAATTTTATCCCGATATTTTTCTTCAACCACTCGGCGCTTAATCTTGAGTGTCGGGGTCAATTCGCCATCTTCGATAGTGAACGACTTTTCGATGAGCGCGAACTTTTTCACCTGCTCAAAGTGGGCAAATTCTCCCTGGGCATCCTTAATCTCCTTGTGCAGCAGATTGTAAACCTCATCCGACTCTAACAGTGCCGATTCATCCTCAAACTCCAGCCCGTTGGATTTTGCCCAGAACTCTAAAGCATCCAGGTTCGGGACGACCAGCGCCGAAAGGAATTTGCGCTTGTCCCCCACGATGACGACCTGATCAATATATCTGGATCCGGAGATTTTGGACTCCAGAGGGGCCGGCGCCACATTTTTTCCGCCGGAAGTCACGATCAGGTTTTTCTTTCGATCGGTAATCGCAAGATACCCGTCGTCATCGATTTCGCCGATGTCACCGGTATGCAGCCATCCCTCATCATCGATAACTTCTTTGGTCGCCTCCGGATTTTTGAAGTATCCCAGCATTTGATTTGGTCCCTTAAACAGGACCTCACCGTCCTCTGCAATACGCATTTGAACATCTGGAATCGTTGGACCGACCGTACCGAATTTCACAAAATCAGTCCGGTTGGCGTTCGTAACCGGAGACATCTCAGTTAGTCCGAATCCTTCGATGATGAGTAATCCGGCGGCCGCAAAAAATTCCCCGATCTCCTTTGATAAAGGTGCCCCGCCGGAAATAGTCATAATCGCTTCACCGCCAAAGAGTTCAGTAATCTTGGAAAACACCAGTTTCTGCGCGATGCCGTATTTCGTTGCCAGCCATCCGCTCGGTTCTTTGCCGCGTTGCAGGTAATCCGTTGATACTTCACTCCCCACATTGGTCGCCCAGTTGAAGATTTTCTGCTTAATGAACGAGCCGGCGTGGATTTTTTGCAGAACGCCGTTGTGAACCTTCTCATAGAGCCGGGGGACAGAGACGAAGTAATTTGGCTTAAACTTTTTTAAATCCTCCAGAACGGTCTCAATTCCTTCAATAACCAAAATGGTAGAGCCGATAAAAAACGAAAAATGGGCGGCAATCCGCTCCAGGCTGTGGCTGTACGGAAGAAAGGAAAGCCATTTGCGACCGGATTCAAACTGGAGTGTTGCCTGGGAGGCCTGGGCGTTGGAGGCGGCATTAAACTGACTCAGCATGACCCCTTTTGGTGTGCCGGTGGTGCCTGAGGTGTAAATTATGGTCCATAGTTCATCTTTGGTGCGCTTGGCTCCTTCATCTTCCAGTGAAAAATCGACCTTGTTCCGGAGGCTGATTCCCTGCTCACAAAAATCGGCGTAATCAATAATCCATTCTTCATCCAGCGCATGCCCGTTGGCATAAATAACCATCTTCTGGAGATAGGGCAGTTTTTCTTTGATTTGGATGATCTTTTTTGCCTGGACTTCATTGGAAACAAATACCAGAGAAGCCTCCGAGTCATTCAGGATGTAGGACACCTGCTCCGGGAGCAGTGTGGGATACACCGGGACGCTGACAATACCAAAGTGGGCGCAGGCATAGTCCGTCATAATCCATTCGGGCTTATTCTCGGAAAGGATCGCCACCTTGTTTCCTGCAGAGTATCCCAGGGAATGCAGGCCCATTCCGATGATTTCCACCTGATCGCGCATTTCATTATAGGTGATGGAATCGTACCCGTCGTCTGTCTTGCGCACATACAAATCCATCGATCCGTGGCGGCTGACAGCGTCATGAAATAGCGTTGGCATGGTTTCCAGGTAATCGAGTTCGTAATCCATGGGATTCTCCTCTGGGTTAGAGCAAATTTAAAGAAAAAACAACCGTCAATATCCTGACTTTGTCTTATTTGTAAGATTGTCAGACAATCTGAATGTCCGAAAAAAGTGACTATAATTTAGTCGCAAGCGTTTCAATATCCCAAGAATTTATGGTGGCTACAGTCCTGAAATCTCTATAGGCGGTTTGATGACCCATGAGAGAGTTTTCCAGAGAAACCTACGCCGATTCGGGGCTTTGCTTTTTGCCATGATACACTGAGGTGGTAATCGTCACTGTTAGAATGATTGCGATCACGGTTAACGCCAGCCAGACCGGCAAGTGCACCCATTCCGACAACAGCATTTTCATCCCGACAAATCCCAGGATTGCTGCAAGGCCGTAATGGAGATATTCGAACAGTTCCATGATGCCTGCCAGGGCAAAAAAGAGCGCCCGTAATCCGAGGATCGCAAACACATTTGAGCTGTACACAATGAACGGGTCCCGGCTGATGGCCAGAATCGCCGGAATGGAATCTACCGCGAACATGACATCAGTAGTTTCGATCATAACCAGCACAATAAACAGTGGAGTGGCAAATAGCTTCCCCTGTTCTTTGATAAAAAACCGGTCTCCGCGATACTGTCCGGTGACGGGAAAAATTTTGCGTACCAGGTTCAGCATTGGATTTTTTTCCACGTCCACATCATGGTCGGACTGGAATGCCATCTTAAATCCGGTATAGAGCAGAAAAATTCCTAACACATAGATGAGCCAGTGAAATTTATTGATGAGTGCAACGCCGGCGAAGATAAATAACGCGCGAAATACGAGGGCCCCGATAATACCCCAGAACAATACTTTATGTTGGAACTCTTTAGACACTTTGAAATAGGTGAAAATCACCAGGAAGACAAACAGGTTATCCATGCTCAGGGATTTTTCAATCAGATAGCCGGAGAGGAACTCAAGAGCCTTATCCGTGCCGCTGTAATACCAGATTCCGGCATTAAACAACAGCGCCAATCCGATCCAGACTGCCGTCCAGATCAGGGATTCCCGCACCGTTATTTTATGGGCTTCCCGGTTAAAAACACCCAGATCGATGGCGAGCATAATGAGCACAAAGATGTTGAAGCCGATCCAGAGGAGCGTATCGTTAGGCATAGTTTTGTCCTAAATGGGATTCCAGAGTTTCAGTTCCGGGGGATACGGATGGAAATATACCTGTTTTTCCAACCATTTAATAGGGTACTTTCGCAAATGATGTTTCATCATTGTAATGGGTACAATAAGGGGCACAGAACCTGAGCGATAATCGCTGATATAATCCGCCATTTCCTGACGGTCTGGAGAATCCAGATACTGACGAAAATATCCCAGCGCGTGCTGAAGCACATTCGTATGATTTTTCGCCGTCGCCGGGATAGCCATCGTCTCCATAAAAAAGGAGGAATATTCGTCCAGAAGTACGGTGAAATCGCCTGTACCTGCCTTTGCGGCAATTCGCCCCAATTCCCGGTAGCGGTCCTGGTGATGAGCCATCAGGGTCAGCTTATGTCGGGTATGAAATTCCACCAGTTCGCCCGGCTGCGGGGTAGCGGATAAAAACTGCTGTAGTCGATAGTACGCAAAGACCCGCTCTACAAAATTTTCCCGGAAATGAGCATACCGCAGCCTGCCTTCTTCTTCCACCGGGAGCAGCGGAAATTTTTCCATGAGCGCCCGGGCAAACACACCGCGGCCGGTTCTGGTCGGTACGTCATTTTCGTCGTACACCCGCACCCGCTCCATGCCACAGGAGGGCGAATATTTTTTCAGGATATAGCCATGCAGCGGTTGCTCCGAAAGATGAACTATGCGTTCATCCGCATAGGACTTTATTTTTTCGGTATAGTCTGTCCCTGATTTGGGTGCCCGAAGATGAATCGAGTCATTTTCATTTTCCAGGCGGATGGTTTCCCGCTGCGTTCCCATGCCGATATCCACCTCAGGATAAATAGGAACCCAGGAAAAATACTGGCCTAGTACCGATGTGATAAAGGAATCGTGGGCGTGACCGCCGTTGACCCGGACTTCTTCTCCCAACAGACAGCTGCTTATTCCAACCCGGATCTCGGCCGAAGCTTCAAAAGGCAACTTTTTCCAGTCAGTCATAGTGCATTGCATATCCTCTTTGTTTTCAAAACTATTATTTTAAAAGAATTCCGCTCCGGAAGAAACAGAATTTATCAGTGGAATATCGCACAGAACTCCAATCCGCAGAAGATAAAAATAAGACAAATTCATCTTGTTAAGGCGCCGACGGGAAACTATATTCAGACAAATGAATCTGAAATATAAAATACCGGATGAATTTATAGCATGGGGATATTTGAAATTGAGACAAAATTGTCATAGAATACAAAGCGTTAGTATAAAAAAAATAACATGATAAATAGATAGGAGCTCTCCAGATGAATAACCGGAAATTATGGATAGCTTTCATCGCAGTGATGGTTGGTTCGTTTGCCATCCTCGGCTATTACGGCGGTGAAATTTACCGGAAGGCACCCCCGGTTCCGGAACGTGTGGTGACGACCGATGGACAGGTTGTGATGACGGGACAGGAGATCAAGGATGGCCAGAATGTATGGCAATCCATGGGAGGTCAGGAAGTGGGCACAGTGTGGGGGCACGGCTCCTACGTGGCACCGGATTGGTCTGCTGACTGGCTGCATCGTGAAGCAGAATATATCCTGAATCAATGGGCGCAACAGGACTTTGGCAAACCCTTCGAACAACTGGATGTTGAAAATCAGGCGGCGCTCAAAGCGCGATTACAGAAGGAAGTCCGTACCAATTCCTACGATCCGGAAACCGACGAAATCGTTATTGCGCCAATTCGGGCGGAGGCTTTCCAGGAGATAAGTAAACATTACAGTGGATTATTTACTGACGATCCATCGAAAAGTGATTTGCGGGATGCCTACGCAATTCCGGCAAATTCCATCAAGCATCAGGAGAGACTAAAACCGCTGAATTCCTTCTTTTTCTGGGCGTCGTGGGCAACCGTGACCAACCGACCAGGGAAAGATATTACCTATACCAATAACTGGCCACCGGATGAACTGGTCGGGAATAAGCCCACCAGCTCTCTCATTCTTTGGACCGGTTTTAGCGTGATTATCCTCCTGGCCGGTATCGGATTATTAACCTATTACTATGTCTCAAGTCACGAAGAGGAGTTCGACCCGGAGGAGATGCCGGATCAGGATCCGTTGCTGGGGTTACAGCCCACACCATCAATGCAAGCGACGCTCAAGTACTTCTGGGTGGTGACCGCCTTGATTGTAGTACAGGTGGTATTGGGGGCAATTACCGCCCATTACGGCGTGGAGGGCTCCGGGTTTTACGGTTTTCCGCTGGGGGATTGGCTCCCGTATGCGGTGAGTCGAACCTGGCACATCCAGCTGGCAATTTTTTGGATTGCGACGTCCTGGCTTGCAACCGGGTTGTTCATTGCACCGGCTGTCTCAGGCTATGAACCGAAGTACCAGAAACTCGGCGTCAATATATTGTTCGGTGCATTGCTGGTCATTGTCGTCGGCTCACTGGCCGGCCAATGGATGGGAATCATGCAGAAACTTGGCCTGGAGACGAACTTCTGGTTCGGGCATCAGGGATATGAATATGTGGATCTCGGCCGCTTCTGGCAGATCTTTCTGTTCGCCGGCCTCTTTATCTGGCTGTTTCTGATGGGCCGGGCCATTTGGCCAGCATTCCAACAGGAGACTTCCAACCGGCACCTGCTGGGCATGTTTTTTATCTCATCGGTGGCTATCGCACTGTTTTACGGCGCCGGCCTTATGTGGGGGCGCCAGACAAATCTGGCCGTCGCCGAATACTGGCGCTGGTGGGTTGTCCATCTCTGGGTGGAAGGTTTTTTTGAAGTCTTTGCTACAGTAGTCATTGCTTTCCTGTTTGTTCGGATGGGTTTACTTCGAACGAAAATTGCCACGGCGACCGTACTGTTTTCTACGGTGATTTTTCTGTTCGGCGGCATTATTGGGACGTTTCATCACCTCTACTTCACCGGGACACCAACGGCGGTAATGGCGCTGGGCGCCAGTTTTAGCGCCCTGGAAGTGGTGCCACTTGTATTAATAGGGTTTGAGGCGTATCAACACTTGGAAATCAGCCGGGCCAAAGAATGGCTCCGGGCGTACAAATGGCCAATTTATAGCTTTATCGCTGTGGCATTTTGGAACTTCGTTGGAGCAGGAATTTTTGGATTCCTGATTAATCCCCCAATTGCGTTGTACTATATGCAGGGACTGAATACCACGCCGGTGCACGGACATACCGCACTGTTCGGCGTATACGGAATGCTGGGTATCGGATTAATGCTGTTCGTCCTGAAGGGACTGGCGACGCATAAGGTCTGGAAGCAGCCTGTGATTAAATTTGCATTCTGGTCCATCAATATCGGCCTGGCCCTGATGGTGCTCCTGAGTGTATTGCCTGTAGGACTTGCACAGACCTGGGCTAGTGTAAAACACGGTCTCTGGTTTGCCCGGTCGGCCGAATTTCTGCAGAATCCTACACTGGATTTCATCCGGTGGCTCCGGGTCATCGGAGATACTATCTTCGCTGCAGGGGTACTGGCACTCGGATGGTTTGTGGTTGGCCTGAAGACCGGATGGTCCGTAAAAGACGAACTGGAGGTATATCCGACAGGAACACCACCCGAGTCCGAGATAACACAATCTAAATAACGCGCGGGAAAGTGCGGCAGGTACATCTTTGGAAGCTGGCTGTGGAAGCATTCACCTACACAGCCAGTTTTTTTATCTCGGTGGGAACTATTTTACCTGAACGGGATTTCTTGCGAACCGTATATCATATTCTTATCATTCTATTCGTGTGTATTTTGATTATTGGATAGAATTTACCAAATAGAGCTAAGCGCAAGGGGACATCGCCTGTCCTTGTCTCAAAGGGACAATCGGAATTACCCGCTGGAAAAATTCCGATCCCGTCCGATAATAAAATATCTTTCCACGGGGATTTACCATTAAAACTTACGGCGGGGATCGCATCACTCGATTTCTCACGATATATGAATCTGGGCGCCGAATTATCTAATGAAGAAGCAAAATAACTGCGTAAATGTAATAATTCAGTGTTCCGAATATCTATTTTTAATCGGGCTAATTGTTATCCCGTTCGCTCTGACAGCCCAGACCAACCTCTTTCAATTCGAACACCTGACCATCGATGACGGCTTATCTCATAGTAAAGTAAACTGTATCCTGCAGGATAGTCGGGGTTTTATGTGGTTCGGGACCAATGACGGATTGGATCGCTATAATGGATATAAAATCACGGAGTATCAGTATAACCTCAGTGATTCCGGTAGTATCACTCACAATTTGATCCGCGATATTCATGAAGATTCGCATGGAAATTTATGGGTCGCTACTGATGCAGGTGGCCTGAATCTCTACGATCGGGATTTTGATCGGTTTTTAGAAGTGCCGGAGGATTTGAATTGTTCCGGCGGACCGATTAGTAAAAATGTGAATGCGATTGCCGAGGACCAGGCCGGTATTCTCTGGATTGGCACCAGAGAT
This Candidatus Neomarinimicrobiota bacterium DNA region includes the following protein-coding sequences:
- a CDS encoding long-chain fatty acid--CoA ligase, producing MDYELDYLETMPTLFHDAVSRHGSMDLYVRKTDDGYDSITYNEMRDQVEIIGMGLHSLGYSAGNKVAILSENKPEWIMTDYACAHFGIVSVPVYPTLLPEQVSYILNDSEASLVFVSNEVQAKKIIQIKEKLPYLQKMVIYANGHALDEEWIIDYADFCEQGISLRNKVDFSLEDEGAKRTKDELWTIIYTSGTTGTPKGVMLSQFNAASNAQASQATLQFESGRKWLSFLPYSHSLERIAAHFSFFIGSTILVIEGIETVLEDLKKFKPNYFVSVPRLYEKVHNGVLQKIHAGSFIKQKIFNWATNVGSEVSTDYLQRGKEPSGWLATKYGIAQKLVFSKITELFGGEAIMTISGGAPLSKEIGEFFAAAGLLIIEGFGLTEMSPVTNANRTDFVKFGTVGPTIPDVQMRIAEDGEVLFKGPNQMLGYFKNPEATKEVIDDEGWLHTGDIGEIDDDGYLAITDRKKNLIVTSGGKNVAPAPLESKISGSRYIDQVVIVGDKRKFLSALVVPNLDALEFWAKSNGLEFEDESALLESDEVYNLLHKEIKDAQGEFAHFEQVKKFALIEKSFTIEDGELTPTLKIKRRVVEEKYRDKIDAMYPGT
- a CDS encoding TerC family protein; this encodes MPNDTLLWIGFNIFVLIMLAIDLGVFNREAHKITVRESLIWTAVWIGLALLFNAGIWYYSGTDKALEFLSGYLIEKSLSMDNLFVFLVIFTYFKVSKEFQHKVLFWGIIGALVFRALFIFAGVALINKFHWLIYVLGIFLLYTGFKMAFQSDHDVDVEKNPMLNLVRKIFPVTGQYRGDRFFIKEQGKLFATPLFIVLVMIETTDVMFAVDSIPAILAISRDPFIVYSSNVFAILGLRALFFALAGIMELFEYLHYGLAAILGFVGMKMLLSEWVHLPVWLALTVIAIILTVTITTSVYHGKKQSPESA
- a CDS encoding DUF523 and DUF1722 domain-containing protein, which encodes MTDWKKLPFEASAEIRVGISSCLLGEEVRVNGGHAHDSFITSVLGQYFSWVPIYPEVDIGMGTQRETIRLENENDSIHLRAPKSGTDYTEKIKSYADERIVHLSEQPLHGYILKKYSPSCGMERVRVYDENDVPTRTGRGVFARALMEKFPLLPVEEEGRLRYAHFRENFVERVFAYYRLQQFLSATPQPGELVEFHTRHKLTLMAHHQDRYRELGRIAAKAGTGDFTVLLDEYSSFFMETMAIPATAKNHTNVLQHALGYFRQYLDSPDRQEMADYISDYRSGSVPLIVPITMMKHHLRKYPIKWLEKQVYFHPYPPELKLWNPI
- a CDS encoding nitric-oxide reductase large subunit, with product MNNRKLWIAFIAVMVGSFAILGYYGGEIYRKAPPVPERVVTTDGQVVMTGQEIKDGQNVWQSMGGQEVGTVWGHGSYVAPDWSADWLHREAEYILNQWAQQDFGKPFEQLDVENQAALKARLQKEVRTNSYDPETDEIVIAPIRAEAFQEISKHYSGLFTDDPSKSDLRDAYAIPANSIKHQERLKPLNSFFFWASWATVTNRPGKDITYTNNWPPDELVGNKPTSSLILWTGFSVIILLAGIGLLTYYYVSSHEEEFDPEEMPDQDPLLGLQPTPSMQATLKYFWVVTALIVVQVVLGAITAHYGVEGSGFYGFPLGDWLPYAVSRTWHIQLAIFWIATSWLATGLFIAPAVSGYEPKYQKLGVNILFGALLVIVVGSLAGQWMGIMQKLGLETNFWFGHQGYEYVDLGRFWQIFLFAGLFIWLFLMGRAIWPAFQQETSNRHLLGMFFISSVAIALFYGAGLMWGRQTNLAVAEYWRWWVVHLWVEGFFEVFATVVIAFLFVRMGLLRTKIATATVLFSTVIFLFGGIIGTFHHLYFTGTPTAVMALGASFSALEVVPLVLIGFEAYQHLEISRAKEWLRAYKWPIYSFIAVAFWNFVGAGIFGFLINPPIALYYMQGLNTTPVHGHTALFGVYGMLGIGLMLFVLKGLATHKVWKQPVIKFAFWSINIGLALMVLLSVLPVGLAQTWASVKHGLWFARSAEFLQNPTLDFIRWLRVIGDTIFAAGVLALGWFVVGLKTGWSVKDELEVYPTGTPPESEITQSK